The following coding sequences lie in one Deltaproteobacteria bacterium genomic window:
- a CDS encoding ABC transporter substrate-binding protein gives MQERRRTTRQTRRRVYRRKFRLRLVERSVAKFGLQIEKDVNFVPVGSTSSRYVALRAGSIDAASLSPPSSLLAQAAGYPTLFQFADHLEDIQASIVATDERLARQSNLVRRFMRATVKGQRLYQANRQESITAVMEFTRQKDRDLMSRVYDDHMKTIARDGTIPERLQRIVIERSKRFTNVTREIPPEEIFDFSFLRNAQAEVTQSGWKP, from the coding sequence ATTCAAGAGCGTCGCCGAACTACGCGGCAAACGCGTCGGCGGGTCTACCGTCGGAAGTTTAGACTACGGCTGGTTGAAAGAAGTGTTGCGAAGTTCGGCTTGCAGATCGAGAAGGACGTGAACTTCGTGCCGGTGGGCTCGACCAGCTCGCGTTACGTCGCCCTGCGCGCCGGCAGCATCGACGCGGCGTCGCTCAGTCCGCCGTCGAGTCTACTGGCGCAAGCAGCGGGCTATCCGACGCTGTTTCAATTCGCCGATCACTTGGAAGACATCCAAGCCTCCATCGTCGCCACCGACGAGCGGCTCGCGCGCCAAAGTAATTTAGTGCGCCGCTTCATGCGCGCCACGGTCAAAGGCCAGCGCTTGTATCAGGCCAATCGCCAAGAGAGCATCACCGCGGTGATGGAGTTCACCCGCCAAAAAGATCGCGACTTAATGTCGCGCGTCTACGACGACCACATGAAAACCATCGCCCGCGACGGCACCATCCCTGAACGGCTACAGCGCATCGTCATCGAACGCAGCAAGCGCTTCACCAACGTCACCCGCGAAATCCCGCCTGAAGAGATCTTCGATTTTTCCTTCCTGCGTAACGCCCAGGCGGAAGTCACCCAGAGCGGCTGGAAGCCGTAG
- a CDS encoding CBS domain-containing protein — protein sequence MFVEKWMTPDPVTVRPDDTISSVALEMNQRKLRHFPVCEPTRSGARMVGIVAKYDIARGFPNDLNPFSVEVSEESVPKPVSSVMTKKVITVTPDCPIEEAARLLRSNRIGSLPVLRDTQMIGIITEPDLFEAFISMTAAKSGGTRIFIEPDFNDSPVPVVLNFCRKNRVDILSMMAFHENRLRCRDMTIFRFDGRLPSGFVAEMAALGYRVVSVGS from the coding sequence ATGTTCGTCGAAAAATGGATGACCCCGGACCCGGTCACGGTGCGGCCTGACGATACGATCTCGTCGGTCGCGCTGGAAATGAACCAGCGAAAACTTCGCCATTTTCCGGTGTGCGAACCGACTCGCAGCGGCGCCCGCATGGTAGGCATCGTCGCCAAGTACGACATCGCCCGTGGCTTTCCCAACGATCTCAACCCATTCTCGGTCGAAGTTAGCGAGGAGTCGGTGCCCAAACCGGTGTCGAGCGTCATGACCAAGAAAGTCATTACCGTAACCCCGGACTGTCCGATCGAAGAAGCCGCCCGCTTGCTGCGTAGCAATCGGATCGGCTCGCTGCCGGTGCTGCGTGACACTCAGATGATCGGCATCATCACCGAACCTGATTTATTCGAAGCGTTCATCAGCATGACCGCGGCCAAGAGCGGCGGCACGCGGATTTTTATCGAACCCGATTTCAACGACAGTCCGGTTCCCGTCGTGTTGAATTTTTGCCGCAAGAATCGCGTCGATATACTCAGTATGATGGCTTTCCACGAAAACCGTCTGCGCTGCCGCGACATGACGATCTTCCGCTTTGACGGACGTTTGCCATCAGGATTTGTCGCGGAGATGGCCGCGCTCGGTTACCGCGTCGTCAGTGTCGGCAGCTGA
- a CDS encoding TAXI family TRAP transporter solute-binding subunit, whose amino-acid sequence MATRIGTSELGGTFYTQGQAFAELYNRGRADADKCVVHTSDASIHNAEQLDAGELEFGFMASNWIGRAKNATAPFKKNIAIRMVAPANAGPMCWVKLAGTPIQSVADFKGKRIAVGAKGSGMEQHVHTIFDVLGISFDSFTPAYMSFVDGAEALVAGKIDVQFHPPIPNKVLTDLSQRADIRVIPFGLGQMDKVLANVPFYRPVKVEKNAFRGVTDDITQVGVINVVVTHERISEQVVYDMTKTIVDNFDALPRMNPLFKGLKDLFEPLRGQGAAAFEFGAVPLHPGAIRAYKEAGYL is encoded by the coding sequence ATGGCGACACGGATCGGCACTTCAGAACTCGGCGGGACATTCTACACACAGGGTCAGGCGTTCGCGGAACTTTATAATCGCGGGCGCGCTGACGCGGATAAGTGCGTCGTCCACACTAGCGACGCCAGCATTCACAACGCCGAGCAGCTCGACGCGGGCGAGTTGGAGTTCGGCTTCATGGCGTCCAATTGGATCGGCCGGGCGAAAAATGCCACCGCGCCGTTCAAAAAAAATATCGCCATCCGCATGGTTGCGCCGGCCAATGCCGGGCCCATGTGTTGGGTTAAACTTGCCGGCACGCCGATCCAATCGGTGGCGGACTTCAAAGGCAAACGCATCGCCGTCGGCGCCAAGGGCAGCGGCATGGAGCAGCATGTGCACACGATCTTCGATGTGCTGGGAATTTCTTTCGACAGCTTCACGCCGGCGTATATGAGTTTCGTCGATGGCGCCGAAGCGCTGGTCGCCGGCAAGATCGACGTGCAGTTTCATCCGCCGATTCCCAATAAAGTCTTGACCGACTTGAGCCAGCGCGCCGACATTCGGGTGATACCGTTCGGCCTGGGCCAGATGGACAAGGTGCTCGCCAACGTGCCGTTCTATCGCCCGGTCAAGGTGGAAAAAAATGCTTTCCGCGGGGTCACGGATGATATTACCCAAGTCGGCGTGATCAACGTCGTCGTTACACATGAACGAATTTCGGAGCAGGTTGTCTACGATATGACGAAAACCATCGTCGATAATTTCGATGCGCTGCCGCGTATGAATCCGCTGTTCAAAGGATTGAAAGATTTGTTTGAACCGCTGCGCGGCCAAGGCGCCGCCGCCTTCGAGTTCGGCGCCGTGCCGCTACATCCGGGCGCGATCAGAGCGTACAAAGAGGCCGGCTATCTGTAG
- a CDS encoding TrkA family potassium uptake protein, protein MRLEPGGILILLGNDASIQNFMTLCAGTRHLRREGAFLIAGGGEVGRKVAELLTDAGEETFIIDAHPGPGVNLVGNVVDTQILKQAGVANVQAVILALSADSTTLFSTVIVKDLAPDVPVIARVNRAENIERIYAAGADFALLISQVSGQLLAWRLLGKESVAVDPELRVVKVSTRGLEKFHPKHSDLRDQTGCTVVAVERGEELLVEFPAEFKFAANDAVYICGSAEAAQKFYQLFPQE, encoded by the coding sequence ATGCGCCTCGAACCGGGTGGCATTTTGATTTTGCTCGGCAACGACGCGAGCATTCAGAATTTCATGACTCTGTGCGCCGGCACCCGCCATCTGCGTCGCGAAGGAGCATTTCTAATCGCCGGCGGCGGCGAAGTCGGCCGCAAGGTCGCCGAGCTTTTGACCGATGCCGGCGAAGAGACATTTATCATCGACGCTCACCCTGGCCCCGGCGTGAACCTCGTCGGCAACGTCGTCGACACGCAGATTCTCAAACAAGCCGGAGTTGCGAACGTGCAAGCGGTGATCCTCGCGCTCAGCGCCGACTCGACGACCTTGTTCAGCACCGTCATCGTCAAAGACCTGGCGCCCGACGTGCCGGTGATCGCGCGCGTCAACCGCGCCGAAAACATCGAAAGAATTTACGCCGCCGGCGCCGACTTCGCGCTGTTGATCAGCCAAGTGTCGGGGCAGCTACTCGCCTGGCGCTTGCTCGGCAAAGAATCGGTCGCCGTCGATCCCGAACTGCGCGTGGTCAAAGTATCGACCCGCGGCCTGGAAAAGTTTCATCCCAAGCACAGCGACCTGCGCGACCAAACCGGCTGCACCGTGGTCGCCGTCGAACGGGGCGAAGAGTTGCTGGTGGAATTTCCCGCGGAATTCAAATTCGCCGCCAACGACGCCGTCTACATTTGCGGCAGCGCCGAAGCCGCGCAAAAATTCTACCAACTGTTTCCGCAGGAATAG
- a CDS encoding cysteine hydrolase, with amino-acid sequence MFIDIGVTAVLSVIHSRRRSMNRTQSRPADRWPITNQNTALIVVDMQNIWVHPRGARYLPSSEDIVPKIRRLLDFCHGEKIPVVYLHTTKRKDLADVGIFADIKPQTHDADDEWSNFEGSPGAEIYEPVKPSADDILVKKFRYSGFYGTQLENLLRALGRDTIAIAGVATNVCCDSTARDGAMRDFKVLFLSDCNASFSPQEQEATLSNFDKHFGVVMDSQNLIEKLSV; translated from the coding sequence ATGTTCATTGACATTGGCGTGACGGCCGTATTATCAGTCATCCATTCGAGGAGGCGCTCAATGAATAGGACGCAATCTCGGCCGGCGGATCGCTGGCCGATCACGAACCAGAATACCGCGCTGATCGTCGTCGACATGCAAAACATCTGGGTACACCCGCGGGGCGCGCGCTATTTGCCGTCGTCGGAGGACATTGTCCCAAAGATTCGTAGGCTGCTGGATTTCTGCCATGGCGAGAAAATTCCCGTCGTCTATCTTCACACCACCAAGCGCAAAGACTTGGCCGACGTCGGGATCTTCGCCGACATCAAGCCGCAGACCCACGACGCGGACGATGAGTGGAGCAACTTCGAGGGCAGTCCGGGAGCGGAGATTTATGAACCGGTGAAGCCAAGCGCGGACGATATTCTCGTCAAGAAATTCCGCTACAGCGGTTTCTACGGCACGCAACTGGAAAACTTGCTGCGCGCCCTCGGGCGCGATACGATCGCGATCGCCGGTGTGGCGACCAATGTCTGCTGCGATAGCACGGCGCGCGATGGCGCGATGCGCGACTTCAAAGTGTTGTTCCTGTCGGACTGCAACGCTTCGTTCTCGCCGCAAGAGCAGGAGGCGACGCTGAGCAATTTCGACAAGCACTTCGGCGTGGTGATGGATTCGCAAAACTTGATCGAGAAATTGTCGGTATAG